In Colletotrichum higginsianum IMI 349063 chromosome 3, whole genome shotgun sequence, a genomic segment contains:
- a CDS encoding Aromatic-l-amino-acid decarboxylase encodes MDSSEFRAAAQEVVEDITKYYDTIASQPKVLTSVTPGYLRPLLPAAAPEDPESWQAIHADLQSHIVPGITHWQSPSFHAFFPCSSSYPAMLAELYSNAFNGAHFNWICSPAVTELETIVLDWLARLLALPACYLSTAPTRGGGVLHGTASEAILTVMVAARDKFLRAATAHLPDGSDEKEDESWRLRSKLVALGSEMAHSSTKKAAQILGVRFATVPAPAETGYAMSGAALAETVAALRARGLEPFYLTATLGTTDTCAIDDFPGIRDVLSAADERDRIWVHVDAAYAGSALMLPENAHHTEPFATFHSFNVNPHKWMLTNFDCSALWVRDRAWLVESLSIKPAYLRNQFSEAGLVTDYRDWQIPLGRRFRSLKLWFVLRAYGASGIRAHLRRGIDLGERFADMVRSRDDLFEIITGPRFALVVFTCKGADRAEGNSVTEAVLEAINGEGVIYLTPTTLHGTYGIRMCTSSSQIGEEEHIKKAFDILVATTEKTLAERK; translated from the coding sequence TCACCAAGTACTACGATACCATCGCCTCCCAGCCCAAGGTCCTCACCTCGGTGACGCCAGGCTACCTCCGCCCTctcctcccggccgccgcccccgaggaCCCGGAGTCCTGGCAGGCCATCCACGCCGACCTCCAGTCACACATCGTCCCGGGAATCACCCACTGGCAGTCCCCGTCCTTCCACGCCTTCTTCccctgctcctcctcctacccAGCCATGCTCGCCGAGCTCTACTCCAACGCCTTCAACGGCGCCCACTTCAACTGGATCTGCTCCCCGGCCGTTACCGAGCTCGAGACCATCGTCCTCGACTGgctcgcccgcctcctcgccctgcCCGCGTGCTACCTCTCCACCGCCCCgacccgcggcggcggcgtcctccaCGGCACCGCCTCCGAGGCCATCCTCACCGTCAtggtcgccgcccgcgacaagttcctccgcgccgccaccgcccaCCTCCCCGACGGCTCCGACGAGAAAGAAGACGAGTCCTGGCGCCTGCGCTCAAaactcgtcgccctcggcagcGAGATGGCCCACTCCTCCACCAAAAAGGCCGCTCAGATCCTCGGCGTCCGCTTCGCCACCGTCCCGGCCCCCGCCGAGACCGGCTATGCCAtgtccggcgccgccctcgccgaaaccgtcgccgccctccgcgcccgcggcctcgagcccTTTTATCTCACCGCCACCCTCGGCACCACGGACACCTGCGCCATTGACGATTTCCCCGGCATCCGTGACGtgctctccgccgccgacgagcggGACAGGATCTGGGtccacgtcgacgccgcctaCGCCGGCTCGGCCCTCATGCTGCCCGAGAACGCCCACCACACCGAGCCCTTTGCCACCTTCCACTCCTTCAACGTGAACCCGCACAAGTGGATGCTGACAAACTTCGACTGCTCCGCCCTCTGGGTCCGCGACCGCGCCTGGCTCGTCGAGTCGCTGAGCATCAAGCCCGCCTACCTGCGCAACCAGTTTtccgaggccggcctcgtcacCGACTACCGCGACTGGCAGatccccctcggccgccgcttCCGCAGTCTGAAGCTGTGGTTCGTCCTGCGGGCCTACGGCGCCTCCGGCATCCGCGCCCACCTGCGCCGTGgcatcgacctcggcgagagGTTCGCCGACATGGTCCGGTCGAGAGACGACCTGTTCGAGATCATCACGGGGCCTCGgttcgccctcgtcgtcttcacgTGCAAGGGAGCGGACCGGGCCGAGGGCAACAGTGTGACAGAGGCCGTGTTGGAGGCCAtcaacggcgagggcgtcatCTACCTCACACCGACGACATTGCACGGCACCTACGGCATTCGCATGTGCACGAGCAGCAGCCAGATCGGTGAGGAGGAACACATCAAGAAGGCTTTTGATATCTTGGTCGCAACGACGGAGAAAACATTGGCTGAGCGAAAGTAG